One window from the genome of Hyalangium minutum encodes:
- a CDS encoding isopenicillin N synthase family dioxygenase codes for MNVVPVAEGFARVPVLDVRALMEPSSSVAERLAVATQIGAACRDNGFFYIVGHGVDAGLQQRLEDLSRRFFALPPEEKRAIRMALGGRAWRGYFPVGGELTSGRPDRKEGLYFGAELGDEHPLVRAGTPLHGPNLFPREPAGLREAVLDYMAALTQLAHALMRGIALSLGLDEEYFAARYTSDPLVLFRIFNYPPGPEHADDGQPSWGVGEHTDYGVLTILKQDDVGGLQVKSRAGGQVSWIDAPPVPGSFVCNIGDMLDRMTRGVYRSTPHRVLNRAGRDRLSLPFFFDPSWTAEVRPIEAAALGEAAADDQTERWDGQSVHAFRGTYGDYLLGKVGKVFPDLRAGVLP; via the coding sequence ATGAATGTCGTGCCGGTTGCCGAAGGGTTCGCCCGTGTCCCCGTTCTGGATGTCCGTGCGCTCATGGAGCCTTCCTCGAGCGTCGCCGAGCGCCTCGCGGTCGCCACCCAGATCGGCGCGGCCTGTCGGGACAATGGCTTCTTCTACATTGTCGGCCACGGGGTCGACGCCGGGCTCCAGCAGCGCCTCGAGGACCTGAGCCGCCGCTTCTTCGCGCTCCCGCCGGAGGAGAAGAGGGCCATCCGCATGGCGCTCGGCGGGCGGGCCTGGCGCGGCTACTTCCCCGTGGGGGGCGAGCTCACCTCCGGACGCCCGGATCGCAAAGAGGGTCTCTACTTCGGCGCGGAGCTGGGGGACGAGCACCCGCTCGTGCGTGCTGGCACGCCGCTGCATGGTCCCAACCTGTTCCCGCGAGAGCCTGCCGGGCTGCGTGAGGCCGTGCTGGACTACATGGCCGCGCTCACCCAGCTGGCCCATGCGCTCATGAGAGGCATCGCGCTCAGCCTGGGCCTGGACGAGGAGTACTTCGCCGCGCGCTATACCTCGGATCCGCTCGTGCTCTTCCGCATCTTCAACTACCCGCCCGGCCCCGAGCACGCCGACGATGGTCAGCCCAGCTGGGGCGTGGGCGAGCACACCGACTATGGCGTGCTCACCATCCTCAAGCAGGACGACGTGGGCGGGCTCCAAGTCAAATCACGCGCAGGCGGGCAGGTGAGCTGGATCGACGCACCCCCCGTGCCTGGCTCGTTCGTGTGCAACATCGGCGACATGCTCGACCGGATGACGCGCGGGGTCTACCGCTCCACGCCGCACCGGGTCCTGAACCGCGCGGGCCGGGACCGGCTGTCGCTGCCGTTCTTCTTCGACCCGAGCTGGACCGCGGAGGTGAGGCCCATCGAGGCCGCTGCCCTGGGGGAAGCCGCGGCCGATGATCAGACCGAGCGGTGGGATGGCCAGAGCGTCCACGCCTTCCGTGGAACCTATGGGGACTACCTGCTCGGCAAGGTGGGCAAGGTCTTCCCTGACTTGCGAGCCGGCGTGCTGCCCTGA
- a CDS encoding response regulator transcription factor, translating to MTQAPATIFLVDDDDSVLRGLGRLLRAAGHATKPFASPTEFLEQLSGDMPGCAVLDLRMPGLNGLELQQAMESKGCHLPVIFISGHGDVPASVRAMKAGAVDFLLKPFDEQQLLGAISQALLKDASARAGRAESAALQARHSVLTPREREVCTLVAQGLTNKEVAQQLGTTEKTIKVHRARVIQKLGVDSVAELVRFVDRLGQA from the coding sequence ATGACACAAGCCCCCGCGACCATCTTCCTCGTGGACGACGATGACTCCGTGCTGCGGGGGCTGGGGCGGCTGCTGCGGGCTGCCGGCCATGCAACGAAGCCCTTCGCCTCGCCCACCGAGTTCCTCGAGCAACTGTCCGGGGACATGCCGGGCTGCGCCGTGCTGGACCTGAGGATGCCGGGGCTGAACGGGCTGGAGCTGCAGCAGGCCATGGAGTCCAAGGGCTGCCACCTGCCTGTCATCTTCATCTCCGGCCACGGGGATGTGCCTGCCAGCGTCAGGGCCATGAAGGCCGGCGCCGTGGACTTCCTCCTGAAGCCCTTTGATGAGCAACAACTGCTGGGAGCCATCTCCCAGGCCTTGCTCAAGGACGCGTCGGCCCGCGCCGGCCGCGCCGAGTCAGCCGCGCTGCAGGCCCGTCATTCCGTCCTCACGCCCCGCGAGCGCGAGGTGTGCACGCTGGTGGCCCAGGGGCTGACCAACAAGGAAGTCGCCCAGCAGCTGGGCACCACCGAGAAGACCATCAAGGTGCACCGCGCCCGCGTCATCCAGAAGCTGGGTGTGGACTCGGTGGCGGAGCTGGTGCGGTTCGTGGACCGGCTGGGCCAGGCCTGA
- a CDS encoding double-CXXCG motif protein: MRFYVLDDVPDPRYLGTHTYGHKWYLPGTHCPACDARWSTGTDAYPSVDLSPLPVKEQKKYSARLEEDYAEFERLREQLRPLMPPGIPLWPGTNLGPMVGSAQGEFAPLVLHHAWTLLMQPEPLERLQKEGLRGLKGYRTELRFRKKNPPELLEMELLPYGQLHPDCLPPDRPAPCSKCGRQGWTRPSEPLLDAETLPQVRLAGFLTMIIATERFVEAVRRLGYEQDIAFRELPVRGVRAEERRD; this comes from the coding sequence ATGCGATTCTACGTGTTGGATGACGTTCCGGACCCGCGTTACTTGGGCACGCACACGTATGGTCACAAATGGTACCTGCCGGGTACGCACTGCCCTGCGTGTGATGCGCGCTGGTCCACAGGAACAGATGCTTACCCGTCGGTCGATCTGTCCCCATTGCCCGTCAAGGAACAGAAGAAGTACTCGGCCCGGTTGGAGGAGGACTACGCGGAGTTCGAGCGGTTGCGCGAACAGCTCCGTCCTTTGATGCCGCCTGGCATTCCGCTCTGGCCAGGGACCAACCTGGGACCCATGGTGGGGTCGGCCCAAGGAGAGTTTGCTCCGTTGGTCCTCCATCACGCGTGGACACTGCTTATGCAGCCCGAGCCGTTGGAGCGGCTTCAGAAAGAGGGGCTGCGAGGCCTCAAGGGGTACCGCACAGAACTTCGCTTCCGAAAGAAGAACCCGCCGGAGTTGCTGGAGATGGAGTTGCTGCCATACGGCCAACTTCACCCAGACTGTCTTCCCCCAGACCGGCCAGCTCCCTGCTCGAAGTGTGGTCGTCAGGGCTGGACGCGCCCCTCAGAGCCGCTTCTCGACGCAGAGACGCTGCCTCAAGTCAGGCTGGCCGGTTTTCTGACGATGATCATCGCCACGGAGCGCTTCGTCGAGGCAGTGCGGCGGCTGGGCTACGAGCAAGACATTGCCTTCCGCGAACTGCCAGTGCGCGGCGTCAGAGCGGAAGAGCGTAGGGATTGA
- a CDS encoding RICIN domain-containing protein, with protein sequence MRRFLSQAVVFTAVLVSLLTGQAAHAQANSYTVTNQWGGSTAPWNPGGTWVLGGRPNQSVVAIQVKSQDDGQTLTGTMTYNGEGPIGFRAKATGNNQYAVENQWGGASAPWQPGGTWVIGGRSGQAVVALDVKSADQGKSLSGTVTYKGEGPISFKGMLGSGAPASASAPAPAPAPAPAPASYVVLIAKHSGKVVGVAGQSKDNGAPVIQWAPSKTDNEKWIVEPAADGYVILKAMHSGKVLNVSGNSKTPGAKVVQWPQSGTDNEKWKIDSTPDGFVTLTAKHSGQVLNVSGNSKADGGELVQWPKSGTDNEKFKLVKMPLN encoded by the coding sequence ATGCGTCGATTCCTATCCCAAGCCGTTGTGTTCACCGCAGTTCTTGTTTCACTCCTCACTGGGCAGGCCGCGCACGCTCAGGCCAACAGCTACACGGTGACGAATCAGTGGGGCGGGAGCACAGCCCCCTGGAATCCAGGAGGCACCTGGGTGCTGGGCGGCCGCCCGAACCAGAGTGTCGTCGCCATCCAGGTCAAGTCCCAGGATGATGGCCAGACGCTGACGGGCACCATGACTTACAACGGTGAAGGGCCCATTGGCTTCCGAGCCAAGGCCACAGGAAACAACCAGTACGCCGTGGAGAACCAGTGGGGCGGGGCCTCTGCGCCGTGGCAGCCGGGCGGCACGTGGGTCATTGGTGGCCGCAGCGGGCAGGCGGTGGTCGCTCTCGACGTGAAGTCGGCGGATCAGGGAAAGAGCCTGTCCGGCACCGTCACGTACAAGGGAGAGGGCCCGATCAGCTTCAAGGGGATGCTGGGCAGCGGTGCCCCAGCCTCGGCATCAGCCCCGGCTCCGGCTCCGGCTCCGGCTCCGGCCCCAGCGTCCTACGTCGTCCTCATTGCCAAGCACAGCGGCAAGGTGGTCGGCGTGGCCGGCCAGAGCAAGGACAATGGCGCCCCGGTGATTCAGTGGGCTCCGTCGAAGACCGACAACGAGAAGTGGATCGTCGAGCCCGCCGCGGATGGCTATGTGATTCTCAAGGCCATGCACAGCGGCAAGGTGCTCAACGTCTCCGGGAACAGCAAGACCCCTGGCGCCAAGGTCGTTCAGTGGCCGCAGTCCGGCACTGACAACGAGAAGTGGAAGATCGACAGCACGCCGGATGGCTTCGTCACCCTCACCGCCAAGCACAGCGGGCAGGTGCTCAACGTCTCCGGGAACAGCAAGGCTGACGGCGGGGAGCTCGTCCAGTGGCCGAAGTCGGGCACCGACAACGAGAAGTTCAAGCTCGTGAAGATGCCGCTGAACTGA
- a CDS encoding DUF2381 family protein: MPGAVPVKVLSVAMKPMRLAPGEQGLVVVEAETPPWATRQTFHVVLSDTSGEHRFSIHLMKQ; the protein is encoded by the coding sequence GTGCCCGGAGCCGTGCCGGTGAAGGTGCTCTCGGTGGCGATGAAGCCGATGCGGTTGGCGCCTGGCGAGCAGGGGCTCGTGGTGGTGGAGGCGGAGACGCCACCCTGGGCGACCCGTCAGACCTTCCACGTGGTGCTCTCGGATACCAGCGGCGAGCACCGCTTTTCCATCCACCTGATGAAGCAATAG
- a CDS encoding aspartate kinase, whose translation MGIIVQKFGGTSVGNGERMQNVAGIVERTLAKQPVIVVVSAMSGTTKSEGTTSLLLAAADAARQGAPFARELELIEQNHFKALGDSVRDAALRDEAKQFVTDELTRLKNFLDAISVIRELSPRSQDNVLAVGEKLSARILTAVLNDRGVKAVFTDLAHVISHDETAVNPAFFRRLQGQLGEKCRPRGGEVPVVTGFFGPVPGGLLAAVGRGYTDFTTAMIAAGLGREQVDELQVWKEVDGIFTADPRKVPSARVLSRISPAEAAELTYFGSEVLHPFTMERVVSANVPIRIKNSFKPDAEGTVIAASPAEKAGRITAVTVKRGVSVLNITSNRMYNAYGFLSRVFIALAEHGVVVDLVSTSEVSISCTIERLAEPERVRAALGEFGTVELTPGHAILAIVGEGMKLATGTAGKMFSTLGTAGVNIEMISQGASEINISCVVKEEQAVAGLNAVHDAFITAG comes from the coding sequence ATGGGCATCATCGTTCAGAAGTTCGGAGGGACCAGCGTTGGCAACGGCGAGCGGATGCAGAACGTCGCCGGAATCGTCGAGCGCACGTTGGCCAAGCAACCTGTGATCGTCGTGGTCTCGGCGATGAGCGGCACCACCAAGAGCGAAGGCACCACGAGCCTGTTGCTCGCCGCGGCCGACGCCGCGCGCCAGGGCGCTCCGTTCGCGCGCGAGCTCGAGCTGATCGAGCAGAACCACTTCAAGGCGCTCGGTGACAGCGTCCGCGATGCCGCGCTCCGCGACGAGGCGAAGCAATTCGTCACCGACGAGCTCACCCGGCTGAAGAACTTCCTCGACGCCATCTCGGTCATCCGTGAGCTGTCGCCGCGCTCGCAGGACAACGTGCTCGCGGTGGGCGAGAAGCTCTCGGCGCGCATCCTCACCGCAGTGCTGAACGATCGCGGCGTGAAGGCCGTGTTCACCGACCTGGCGCACGTCATCTCCCACGACGAGACGGCCGTGAACCCTGCCTTCTTCCGCCGGTTGCAAGGCCAGCTCGGCGAGAAGTGCCGGCCGCGCGGAGGAGAGGTGCCAGTGGTCACGGGCTTCTTCGGCCCGGTGCCCGGAGGACTGCTCGCCGCGGTCGGCCGAGGCTACACCGACTTCACCACCGCGATGATCGCTGCCGGCCTGGGCCGTGAGCAGGTCGATGAGCTGCAGGTGTGGAAGGAGGTCGACGGCATCTTCACCGCCGATCCACGCAAGGTGCCGAGCGCGCGCGTGCTCTCGCGCATCTCTCCCGCCGAGGCCGCCGAGCTGACCTACTTCGGCTCCGAAGTGCTCCACCCGTTCACCATGGAGCGCGTCGTCTCGGCCAACGTGCCGATCCGGATCAAGAACAGCTTCAAGCCTGATGCCGAGGGCACGGTGATCGCCGCGTCGCCGGCCGAGAAGGCGGGCCGCATCACGGCCGTGACGGTGAAGCGGGGCGTCTCCGTGCTCAACATCACCTCGAACCGCATGTACAACGCCTATGGCTTCCTGTCGCGCGTCTTCATCGCTCTGGCGGAGCACGGCGTGGTGGTCGATCTCGTCTCGACGAGCGAGGTCAGCATCTCCTGCACCATCGAGCGGCTCGCCGAGCCGGAGAGGGTTCGCGCGGCGCTCGGGGAGTTCGGCACCGTCGAGCTGACGCCGGGGCACGCGATCCTCGCCATCGTCGGCGAGGGAATGAAGCTGGCCACCGGAACCGCGGGCAAGATGTTCTCCACCCTGGGCACCGCTGGGGTGAACATCGAGATGATCTCCCAGGGCGCCTCGGAGATAAACATCAGCTGCGTGGTCAAAGAAGAGCAAGCCGTGGCCGGGCTGAACGCCGTGCACGATGCCTTTATCACCGCGGGTTGA
- a CDS encoding OmpA family protein, with product MTRHLLWWLAVWAFPLTAMAQQGPSLPRSGFEIHRTQPTPAGESSFLVDSPRFESGTWSAGISLDYAYRPLVLGVEDEDGEFQQLRVLIQHQLLGNLELSGSFCGCMTVSASVPLTLLERGSSSSSTNASSRALGLRAAAQEEPLVGVVPVSGLGASDPRIGLMVRLYGQPGQSAFSASLGGTLWVPLRKFFDGTAAHTSDLEARMLSKLVLSGRRSSLRWSVTGGFLLRPEAHLGELPGPEGSSAGSEAQLGASLQYVHPAGRFALGPEAFYATVITPRAYAFKPFFSSLDALLGLHVRFGERLRLGVGAGAGLQRQPGTPTFRLLVRMSYDALRASERVSPPAAPPLRRERPQVRVPAPAELPQLTLGPSLETLRASLDLDEDGVLNEKDLCPDTPMGDTPEPRRLGCPVSDPDHDGVFDPEDACPDAPGVPSLEPKMNGCALNLVELKEDRLITRQPVVFAAGTDVLLEENLPVLQALARAIQERSWIQQLRIEGHTDNSGNVDFNNLLSLRRAESVKRWLVEHGIDAGRLQTAGYGPSRPVTDNATPLGRAANRRVDFIITVRSP from the coding sequence ATGACCCGGCACCTCCTCTGGTGGTTGGCCGTCTGGGCCTTTCCTCTGACGGCCATGGCCCAGCAGGGCCCGAGCCTCCCACGCTCGGGCTTCGAGATTCATCGCACCCAGCCGACCCCCGCGGGCGAGTCCTCCTTCCTGGTGGACTCGCCCCGGTTCGAGTCGGGCACCTGGTCGGCGGGCATCAGCCTCGACTATGCCTACCGGCCTCTGGTGTTGGGGGTGGAGGATGAGGACGGAGAGTTCCAACAGCTCCGGGTCCTTATTCAGCACCAGCTGCTCGGTAACCTTGAGCTGTCGGGTTCGTTCTGTGGCTGCATGACGGTGTCGGCCTCGGTGCCGCTCACCCTCCTGGAGCGGGGCTCCTCCTCGTCCTCCACCAACGCCTCCTCGCGGGCCCTGGGCCTACGGGCCGCCGCCCAGGAAGAGCCGCTGGTGGGCGTGGTCCCCGTGAGCGGACTGGGCGCGAGTGATCCGCGCATTGGCCTCATGGTGCGCCTGTATGGCCAGCCCGGCCAGAGCGCCTTCTCCGCCAGCCTCGGCGGCACCCTGTGGGTGCCGCTGCGCAAGTTCTTCGACGGCACGGCCGCTCACACCAGCGATCTGGAGGCGCGCATGCTGTCCAAGCTGGTGCTGTCCGGCAGGCGCTCCTCATTACGCTGGTCCGTGACGGGGGGCTTCCTCCTGCGTCCCGAGGCGCACCTGGGAGAGCTGCCCGGCCCCGAGGGCAGCTCGGCGGGCTCCGAGGCTCAGCTCGGAGCGAGCCTTCAGTACGTCCACCCGGCGGGGCGCTTCGCGCTGGGCCCCGAGGCCTTCTACGCCACGGTGATCACGCCGCGAGCGTATGCCTTCAAGCCCTTCTTCTCGAGCCTCGATGCCCTGCTCGGCCTTCATGTCCGTTTCGGGGAACGGCTTCGCCTCGGAGTGGGCGCGGGGGCGGGCCTGCAGCGGCAGCCGGGGACACCGACATTTCGCCTGCTCGTCCGCATGTCCTATGACGCCCTCCGCGCGAGCGAGCGGGTTTCTCCGCCAGCGGCCCCGCCCCTCCGCCGCGAGCGCCCGCAGGTGCGCGTGCCTGCCCCTGCGGAGCTACCGCAGCTCACCCTGGGCCCTTCCCTGGAGACGCTGCGCGCGAGCCTGGATCTGGACGAGGACGGCGTGCTGAACGAGAAGGATCTCTGCCCGGACACGCCCATGGGGGACACCCCCGAACCCCGGCGCCTGGGGTGTCCCGTCAGCGATCCCGATCATGACGGCGTCTTCGATCCGGAAGACGCCTGCCCCGACGCGCCCGGAGTTCCCAGCCTGGAGCCGAAGATGAACGGCTGCGCGCTCAACCTGGTGGAGCTGAAGGAAGACCGGCTGATCACCCGGCAGCCCGTTGTCTTCGCCGCGGGCACGGATGTGCTGCTGGAGGAGAACCTCCCGGTGCTGCAGGCCCTGGCCCGGGCGATTCAAGAGCGCTCCTGGATCCAGCAGCTGCGCATCGAGGGGCACACCGACAACAGCGGCAACGTGGACTTCAACAACCTGCTCTCGCTGCGCCGCGCCGAGAGCGTGAAGCGGTGGCTGGTGGAGCATGGCATCGACGCCGGCCGGCTGCAGACCGCTGGCTATGGCCCCAGCCGCCCCGTCACAGACAACGCCACCCCCCTCGGGCGCGCTGCCAACCGCCGCGTCGACTTCATCATCACCGTGAGGTCTCCCTGA
- a CDS encoding Ig-like domain-containing protein gives MIPASLVALPLLLTFVNTTLVCGDGALDDGEPCDDGNSTSGDGCGVLCDIEPGYGCTGIPSVCTVACGDGIQDASEACDDGNAMDGDGCSGACTVEAGFGCQTTPVSAFFTHRGNSDCTTVTSLTSPVLPNSVAQALLSTPGRYRVQYVSGAISYYAGGAWLPGVLGVNFTGASGLGVVSLGANPPGGQPSRVAAMSAGFSVGLKRDFEAVSGPVLLGMVDTDCAANNNSNTIIIYRVDALAICQQEPVISQAPAGNVPQAFAGQSAPGTTVEVYLDGGATPACTAVASGSGEWTCAIPALAEGPHSAVATVTRLSATVSSAPVVFLRDTIAPAAPSVLTPAQGAVVSAAPELGGLAEPGSQITVAEDALILCTATTSASGNWSCMPSQPLVAGPHTVLATATDVATNSSSSSAWRAFIVDAAAPAAPALTEPGPGQALAANTPRVGGVAEPGSLVRVHLDGLAVPVCTAVAAVDGSWNCTVGTPLAEGGHMLTATATDAVGNRGPDTLATSFTVDTQAPDTFITSGPPALVLGVEAEFEFSSDEAGVAYECSLDEDSFTPCVSRYTLAPGAHVLRVRAVDAAGNADPLPAEAQWTVKLPHLAGGGCSAAPRPTAWLTLLALAALRPRARS, from the coding sequence ATGATCCCGGCCAGCCTCGTGGCGCTCCCGCTCCTGCTCACCTTCGTGAACACCACCCTCGTGTGCGGCGATGGAGCGCTCGATGACGGCGAGCCGTGCGACGATGGTAACAGCACCAGCGGCGATGGCTGCGGAGTCCTCTGCGACATCGAGCCAGGCTACGGCTGCACGGGCATTCCCTCGGTGTGCACCGTGGCGTGTGGCGACGGAATCCAGGACGCGTCAGAGGCCTGTGACGACGGCAACGCGATGGACGGGGATGGCTGCTCGGGGGCGTGCACCGTCGAGGCGGGCTTCGGCTGCCAAACCACCCCCGTGAGCGCCTTCTTCACGCACCGGGGCAACTCGGACTGCACGACGGTCACCAGCCTCACCTCTCCCGTTCTTCCCAACTCCGTCGCCCAGGCCCTCCTGAGCACGCCCGGCCGGTACCGGGTTCAGTACGTCTCGGGCGCCATCAGCTACTATGCGGGAGGAGCCTGGCTGCCGGGAGTCCTGGGCGTGAACTTCACTGGCGCATCAGGCCTCGGCGTCGTCTCCCTGGGTGCCAACCCTCCCGGCGGGCAGCCCTCGCGCGTGGCGGCCATGAGTGCCGGCTTCAGCGTTGGACTGAAGAGGGACTTCGAGGCGGTCTCCGGTCCCGTGCTCCTGGGAATGGTGGACACCGACTGCGCGGCGAACAACAACAGCAACACGATCATCATCTACCGCGTGGATGCGCTCGCCATCTGCCAGCAGGAGCCCGTCATCTCCCAGGCCCCCGCTGGGAATGTGCCCCAAGCCTTCGCGGGGCAATCCGCTCCTGGCACGACGGTGGAAGTCTACCTCGATGGAGGCGCCACGCCCGCGTGTACGGCGGTGGCCAGCGGGTCCGGCGAGTGGACCTGTGCCATCCCAGCGCTCGCGGAGGGGCCTCATTCGGCGGTGGCCACGGTTACCAGGTTGAGTGCCACGGTGAGTTCGGCCCCGGTGGTCTTCCTCCGGGACACGATCGCCCCGGCGGCTCCTTCGGTCCTCACTCCGGCGCAAGGCGCTGTCGTCAGCGCGGCGCCTGAGCTCGGGGGGCTGGCGGAGCCCGGCAGCCAGATCACGGTGGCCGAGGACGCTCTCATCCTCTGCACCGCCACCACCTCCGCCAGTGGCAACTGGAGCTGCATGCCCTCGCAGCCGCTCGTCGCAGGCCCGCACACCGTGCTGGCCACCGCGACGGACGTGGCGACCAACAGCTCCTCGTCCTCGGCCTGGCGCGCCTTCATCGTGGATGCGGCGGCGCCCGCAGCACCGGCCCTGACGGAGCCGGGACCTGGCCAGGCGCTGGCGGCCAATACTCCCCGCGTGGGAGGAGTCGCGGAGCCAGGCTCCCTCGTCCGTGTTCACCTCGACGGCCTGGCGGTGCCTGTCTGCACGGCGGTGGCCGCGGTGGACGGCTCCTGGAACTGCACGGTGGGCACGCCGCTGGCCGAGGGCGGGCACATGCTCACGGCCACCGCCACGGATGCCGTGGGGAACAGGGGCCCGGACACCCTCGCTACCTCCTTCACGGTCGACACCCAGGCGCCGGACACCTTCATCACGAGTGGCCCTCCGGCCCTCGTCCTCGGCGTGGAGGCGGAGTTCGAGTTCTCCTCGGACGAGGCGGGAGTGGCCTACGAGTGCAGCCTGGACGAGGACAGCTTCACGCCTTGCGTGTCCCGCTACACCCTTGCGCCGGGTGCCCATGTGCTGCGCGTCCGCGCGGTGGACGCCGCGGGGAACGCCGATCCTCTGCCCGCCGAGGCGCAGTGGACGGTCAAGCTGCCCCACCTGGCGGGAGGAGGGTGCAGCGCCGCGCCGCGCCCGACCGCGTGGCTGACGCTGCTGGCGCTGGCGGCACTCCGGCCGCGCGCTCGGTCCTAG
- a CDS encoding DUF2381 family protein, whose translation MKWLLLALLLEASAAAAQPPLPARQRQDRRAALPTTSAEPVPELYVAAGNLTLVAFNGPLDRDSLVVDRTRFRWVDVGDRILALEPFTDLGTGERLILQVGFKDKALPAKAVLAVVSKVDVVDGKVEVDRRANTPEALLAALTQKEAELESLKVRCEGSGPVGLMLAGWLTAASGPLRLEAKSPVADARGLVVQQAFGYQSTSSALVAIKLHNLGLQPWGRGRRASSCPEPCR comes from the coding sequence ATGAAGTGGCTTCTGCTGGCCCTCCTCCTGGAGGCGAGCGCTGCGGCCGCCCAGCCCCCACTTCCCGCCCGCCAGCGCCAGGATCGGCGGGCCGCGCTGCCCACCACCTCCGCCGAACCCGTCCCCGAGCTGTACGTCGCCGCGGGAAACCTCACCCTGGTGGCCTTCAACGGCCCGCTGGACCGCGACAGCCTCGTGGTGGACCGCACCCGCTTCAGGTGGGTGGACGTCGGTGACCGCATCCTTGCCCTGGAGCCCTTCACGGACCTGGGTACTGGGGAGCGGCTCATCCTTCAGGTGGGCTTCAAGGACAAGGCCCTGCCTGCGAAGGCCGTGCTCGCGGTCGTCTCCAAGGTGGACGTGGTGGACGGGAAGGTGGAGGTGGACCGGCGGGCGAACACCCCCGAGGCTCTGCTGGCGGCCCTCACGCAGAAGGAAGCGGAGCTGGAGTCGCTCAAGGTCCGGTGCGAGGGAAGCGGGCCTGTGGGACTCATGTTGGCGGGGTGGCTCACCGCGGCAAGTGGTCCTTTGCGTCTGGAGGCGAAGTCCCCTGTGGCCGATGCCCGTGGGCTGGTGGTGCAACAGGCCTTTGGCTACCAGAGCACATCCTCCGCGCTGGTCGCCATCAAGCTGCACAACCTGGGCCTACAGCCCTGGGGCCGGGGGCGGCGAGCATCATCGTGCCCGGAGCCGTGCCGGTGA